Proteins from one Coleofasciculaceae cyanobacterium genomic window:
- a CDS encoding DUF928 domain-containing protein yields the protein MVSANSATAEKKGKVKVVNSDFGLPIHRRDGGSRGSRDNCVSDAENQNLIALIPEKTVGINASAAPKLFFYVPEVSKQRTLEFVLRNEQDELMYEAFLSTEGNGIMSVEVPANIRSNLLQTKQNYHWYLSMICDNQQRSRDIVVEGWMRQEAIDTATKEQLNTASSIKQAEVYSKQGFWYDALSVLAENQDSIAEQPMVKQKWLEMLKSVGLGELASKPFVETELVKAPVGFYR from the coding sequence TTGGTTTCTGCTAACTCAGCTACAGCAGAAAAAAAAGGCAAAGTAAAAGTCGTTAATTCAGATTTTGGTTTACCAATCCATCGCCGAGATGGAGGCAGTAGAGGTAGCAGGGATAATTGTGTTAGTGATGCTGAGAATCAAAATTTGATAGCCCTAATTCCGGAAAAAACTGTAGGAATTAATGCTTCTGCTGCTCCTAAGTTATTTTTTTATGTACCTGAGGTTAGTAAACAAAGAACATTAGAATTTGTACTCCGCAATGAACAAGATGAGCTGATGTACGAGGCTTTTCTCTCTACTGAGGGCAATGGCATTATGAGCGTAGAAGTCCCAGCTAACATACGCTCAAATTTATTACAAACCAAGCAAAATTATCATTGGTATCTATCAATGATCTGTGACAATCAACAGCGTTCTCGTGACATTGTTGTTGAGGGTTGGATGCGTCAAGAAGCGATCGATACTGCCACCAAAGAGCAGTTAAATACTGCCAGTTCTATAAAGCAAGCAGAAGTTTATAGTAAACAGGGTTTTTGGTATGATGCCCTATCGGTATTGGCAGAAAATCAAGATTCCATTGCCGAACAGCCAATGGTCAAACAAAAATGGTTAGAAATGCTTAAATCAGTTGGATTAGGAGAATTAGCATCCAAACCCTTTGTAGAAACGGAATTGGTTAAAGCCCCCGTTGGTTTTTATAGGTAG
- a CDS encoding EAL domain-containing protein encodes MKLAINELIIKYQKFKQVKNWVGTYTFSLLLLTIFITTIVLGVRRFGGLQALELLAYDWMVNLHSKNEIDPRLLVVEITDQDIEQQKNFPITDEVIAQVLKNLQQHQPKVIGFDLYREVAYPPGTKALRKELQRDNVVVIQLIGSGDNSLSAPPGVAPEQIGFNDIVIDVEDDVLRRNLMYVQFGSEEVTEMYSFSLRLSLKYLEERNLEFKVDDDYLQIGEAVFPDLKTNSGNYQLKPSETLGKQVLINYRSPNIAQTVTLSEILAGDVPANLIKDKIVLIGTSAPSIKDIYPTPYKGAQGSMPGVMVHAQMVSQILSVVLDDASLFWFWSEWIEDLWIWGWSLLAAVIAWKLRHPLSIIIIGMVVVGSLWGIYLIIFAAGGWIPFVPAAIVFAVTTASVLGYKALYNLFYDSLTELPNRTLFTKRLKELKQRHTTRSQGFIAILCLDLDRFKLINDGLGYQAGDRILIATAKRLQEHSHSKAILARVGADEFAIAFKTAKDTAEAIDLANQLEQALAVPFKLSEQDIFTSASIGIAFNPLSEDFQPEELLQASHTAMYLAKASGKSRHEVFTTKMHEQALKRLQLEGDLNQAIINQEFELYYQPIICLKTGAIQGFEALVRWQSPKRGFVSPGAFIPIAEETGLIVPMGKWILATACRQMQQWREQFSLAESVTMSVNLSSRQFTQTNLVAQIQETLSTTGLDAANLKLEITESMVMDDVENTIVLLNQLKELKIKISMDDFGTGFSSFSYLHRFPTDTLKVDRSFVSNMSQGIKNQEIVNTIIILAHRLGMDVIAEGIETEAEQKILQDFNCEYGQGYFFAKPLSKNDATELFVQNKSWKV; translated from the coding sequence ATGAAATTGGCTATTAACGAATTAATAATTAAATATCAAAAATTTAAACAAGTCAAAAATTGGGTTGGTACCTACACATTTTCTTTACTATTATTAACTATTTTTATTACGACAATAGTATTGGGTGTGAGGCGTTTTGGAGGTTTACAGGCTTTAGAACTGCTGGCATACGATTGGATGGTGAATTTACATAGTAAAAATGAAATTGACCCCAGACTACTAGTGGTAGAAATCACCGATCAAGATATTGAGCAACAAAAAAACTTTCCGATTACCGATGAAGTAATTGCTCAAGTGTTAAAAAATCTTCAGCAGCATCAGCCTAAAGTAATTGGTTTCGATCTTTACCGAGAAGTTGCTTATCCTCCAGGAACAAAAGCCCTCAGAAAAGAATTGCAGCGAGATAATGTAGTTGTGATTCAATTGATCGGCAGCGGAGACAATAGTTTATCTGCACCACCAGGAGTAGCCCCAGAACAAATTGGCTTTAATGATATTGTGATTGACGTAGAAGATGATGTGCTGCGTCGCAATTTGATGTATGTTCAGTTTGGTTCAGAAGAAGTTACCGAAATGTATTCTTTTTCTTTACGCCTCAGTCTTAAATACCTAGAGGAGCGCAATCTTGAGTTTAAAGTTGACGATGATTATTTACAGATTGGCGAGGCAGTATTTCCTGACCTTAAAACAAATTCTGGAAATTACCAGCTTAAGCCTTCAGAAACTTTAGGTAAGCAAGTTTTAATTAATTATCGATCGCCAAATATTGCTCAGACAGTAACCCTATCAGAAATATTAGCAGGAGATGTTCCCGCAAATTTAATTAAAGACAAAATCGTCTTAATCGGCACAAGTGCGCCAAGTATTAAAGATATCTATCCAACTCCTTACAAAGGCGCGCAAGGCTCGATGCCAGGGGTAATGGTTCATGCTCAAATGGTGAGCCAAATTTTGAGTGTGGTGTTAGATGACGCATCCCTATTCTGGTTTTGGTCTGAATGGATTGAGGATCTTTGGATTTGGGGTTGGTCATTACTGGCCGCGGTAATCGCCTGGAAGTTAAGGCATCCTTTGTCAATTATTATCATTGGCATGGTTGTTGTCGGAAGCCTTTGGGGAATTTATTTGATAATTTTTGCTGCTGGAGGCTGGATTCCTTTTGTTCCTGCTGCTATTGTCTTTGCCGTCACCACCGCTAGCGTTTTGGGTTATAAGGCACTGTACAACCTTTTCTATGACTCTCTGACTGAGTTACCAAATCGCACTTTGTTTACCAAACGATTAAAAGAACTCAAGCAAAGACATACAACTAGATCCCAAGGCTTTATTGCAATTCTCTGTCTCGATTTAGACCGTTTCAAATTAATCAATGATGGTTTAGGATATCAGGCAGGCGATCGCATTTTGATTGCCACGGCTAAACGTCTCCAAGAACATTCACACTCCAAGGCTATCCTGGCTAGAGTTGGTGCTGATGAATTTGCGATCGCTTTTAAAACTGCAAAAGATACCGCAGAAGCAATCGATCTGGCGAACCAGCTTGAACAAGCATTGGCTGTCCCGTTTAAACTTAGCGAACAGGATATTTTTACCTCTGCCAGTATTGGCATAGCATTTAATCCACTTAGTGAAGATTTTCAGCCAGAAGAGTTATTACAGGCTTCTCATACGGCAATGTATCTGGCAAAAGCATCAGGTAAAAGTAGACATGAAGTATTTACCACCAAGATGCACGAACAGGCATTAAAACGACTCCAGCTAGAAGGCGATTTAAACCAGGCAATTATTAATCAAGAGTTTGAACTTTACTATCAGCCAATAATTTGCTTAAAAACAGGAGCTATTCAAGGATTTGAGGCTTTGGTGCGTTGGCAGTCCCCTAAACGTGGTTTTGTCTCTCCTGGTGCGTTTATTCCCATTGCCGAAGAAACAGGCTTAATTGTACCCATGGGAAAATGGATTTTAGCTACCGCCTGTCGTCAGATGCAGCAATGGCGCGAACAATTTTCTCTTGCCGAATCTGTCACGATGAGCGTTAATCTCTCTAGTAGACAGTTTACCCAAACTAATCTGGTCGCGCAAATCCAAGAGACATTAAGCACTACAGGATTGGATGCAGCAAATCTTAAGCTGGAGATTACTGAAAGTATGGTGATGGATGATGTCGAAAATACGATTGTTCTGCTCAATCAGCTTAAAGAGTTGAAGATTAAAATCAGCATGGACGATTTTGGTACGGGTTTTTCTTCTTTTAGTTATTTACATCGTTTTCCTACTGATACTCTCAAAGTCGATCGCTCTTTTGTGAGCAACATGAGTCAAGGAATTAAAAACCAGGAGATTGTTAATACTATTATCA